In Symmachiella dynata, the following are encoded in one genomic region:
- a CDS encoding DUF1559 domain-containing protein: MKARTRSGFTLIELLVVIAIIAILIALLLPAVQQAREAARRTQCRNNLKQIGLALHNYAETFGVFPPGYVAKIPNNKTSSEQSLWAWGTLILPYLEQGNLYEVLSPDSTLAEDQLTTPEGLAALRTPLPAFRCPTDIGPALNDFDNTHNDSIMVGAYYNRQLTSDGTDKIPIATSNYVMVMDSGNSTTPAVYPADYGAARGMGYQNSSVRFRNVIDGTSNTIHVGERAWKYGDVVAGAGTIYAISASVPDLDQGSSWNIKAAGTNVLSLPYDGINHSSSNQQHQARSFNSPHTGGAFFVFCDGSVHFLSDSIDHQGGSIGLGVEHVNSTYERLCDRRDGQVNGEF; the protein is encoded by the coding sequence ATGAAAGCACGTACCAGAAGTGGATTCACATTAATTGAGTTGTTGGTGGTGATCGCAATCATCGCAATTCTCATTGCTCTGCTGCTGCCGGCCGTTCAACAGGCTCGTGAAGCAGCACGAAGAACTCAATGCCGTAACAACCTCAAGCAAATCGGGTTGGCGTTGCACAACTACGCGGAGACTTTCGGCGTATTCCCTCCAGGATATGTCGCCAAGATCCCCAACAACAAGACCTCCTCAGAGCAAAGCCTGTGGGCCTGGGGAACGCTCATTCTGCCTTACCTGGAACAGGGGAACCTCTACGAGGTACTCTCACCGGACAGTACGCTGGCCGAGGACCAATTGACAACGCCTGAAGGCTTAGCTGCGCTCCGAACTCCTCTTCCTGCATTCAGGTGCCCAACGGATATCGGACCGGCACTGAACGATTTTGACAATACCCATAATGACTCCATCATGGTTGGTGCCTACTACAATCGCCAACTGACGTCAGATGGCACTGACAAAATTCCGATCGCGACGTCGAACTATGTCATGGTGATGGATTCTGGAAACAGTACTACGCCAGCTGTGTACCCCGCTGATTATGGCGCAGCACGCGGCATGGGATATCAGAACTCAAGTGTTCGTTTCCGGAACGTGATCGATGGAACGTCGAACACGATTCATGTCGGCGAACGGGCATGGAAGTATGGAGATGTCGTCGCCGGTGCAGGTACGATTTACGCGATAAGCGCTAGTGTTCCGGACCTTGACCAAGGTAGCAGTTGGAACATTAAAGCAGCGGGAACCAACGTGCTGTCGCTGCCTTATGACGGGATTAACCACAGTTCCAGCAATCAACAACACCAAGCGCGTTCGTTCAACAGCCCGCACACAGGTGGTGCGTTCTTTGTCTTCTGTGATGGTTCAGTGCATTTCCTCAGTGATAGCATTGACCACCAAGGCGGGAGCATTGGGCTGGGTGTTGAGCACGTGAATAGCACGTACGAGAGACTCTGCGATCGCCGGGATGGTCAAGTGAACGGCGAATTCTAA
- a CDS encoding sodium:solute symporter, which yields MNPAISLVDSAIVVAYLGCVLALGIWVGRGKKSLDEYLLGGRDLPWWAILGSIVATETSTATFLSVPAIAFATGGDLQFLQLTFGYIIGRWIVVVTLLPLFFRGRLLSAYEVLEQRFGSLTKQTASVMFLITRNLGDGLRLFLTAIVLEKSVGLPLPLSVVVIGVVTILYTFFGGMKSVVWNDCLQFIIYIAGGIVALLLILQQLPGGWQQFWDFGVTTGRFQLFNFDFSLTEKYTIWSGIIGGIFLSLGTHGTDQMMVQRYLSARSQRDAGRALGLSGFVVLVQFALFLFVGIGLAAFYEQYPPTSPFQHGDSVFAHFIVTRMPTGIMGLTLAAVIAAAMSTLSSSLNSSATAALNDLYLPRKGPAFSGNAVSISRVLTILFGIVQIGVGIAAARISQNVVEDALAIAGFVGGIMLGVFALAVYAHRTQQRDALVGILTGAVVVSFVKFGTPIAWPWYSVIGAASTIAGAWGSTLLQRRPRH from the coding sequence GTGAACCCAGCCATTAGCTTAGTCGATTCAGCAATCGTTGTCGCCTATTTGGGCTGTGTGCTCGCCTTGGGGATCTGGGTGGGGCGCGGCAAGAAAAGTCTCGATGAGTATTTGCTCGGAGGAAGAGATCTGCCGTGGTGGGCGATCCTCGGCTCAATCGTGGCCACCGAAACCAGCACGGCCACGTTTCTGAGTGTGCCCGCCATCGCGTTTGCTACTGGTGGAGACCTGCAGTTTCTGCAACTGACCTTCGGCTATATTATTGGCCGGTGGATCGTTGTGGTTACGCTCTTGCCGCTATTTTTTCGCGGCCGTTTGCTGTCAGCCTACGAGGTCCTCGAACAGCGTTTCGGCAGCCTCACCAAGCAGACCGCATCGGTGATGTTTCTCATTACGCGCAATCTGGGAGACGGCCTGCGGTTGTTTTTGACGGCGATTGTCCTCGAGAAGTCGGTGGGGCTGCCGTTGCCGCTCAGCGTGGTGGTGATCGGTGTGGTGACCATCCTCTATACGTTTTTTGGCGGCATGAAATCAGTCGTCTGGAATGATTGCCTTCAATTTATCATCTATATCGCCGGTGGGATCGTCGCATTGTTGCTTATTCTGCAACAACTCCCCGGTGGGTGGCAGCAGTTTTGGGATTTCGGGGTTACGACAGGCCGGTTTCAGTTATTCAATTTTGATTTCAGCCTCACCGAGAAATACACGATCTGGTCCGGAATCATCGGCGGCATCTTTTTGTCCTTGGGGACCCATGGCACGGATCAAATGATGGTCCAACGTTATCTCAGCGCACGCAGCCAAAGAGATGCCGGACGTGCTTTGGGACTGAGTGGATTCGTGGTCTTGGTTCAGTTCGCGTTGTTTCTCTTCGTGGGGATTGGCCTCGCCGCGTTTTACGAGCAATATCCACCAACCTCCCCATTTCAACATGGCGATAGCGTATTCGCACATTTCATTGTCACACGCATGCCGACAGGCATCATGGGACTCACGCTTGCTGCCGTGATTGCAGCGGCGATGTCAACCTTATCGAGTTCGTTGAACTCGTCGGCCACAGCTGCGTTGAATGATTTGTATCTGCCTCGAAAAGGTCCGGCATTCTCCGGAAATGCGGTCAGCATTAGCCGTGTGTTGACGATTCTGTTTGGCATCGTCCAGATCGGTGTGGGGATTGCCGCTGCACGGATTTCGCAAAATGTGGTGGAAGACGCACTAGCAATTGCGGGCTTTGTGGGAGGAATCATGCTGGGAGTCTTTGCACTGGCGGTGTATGCGCATCGCACCCAACAACGAGACGCACTTGTCGGCATATTGACTGGTGCGGTTGTGGTCAGCTTTGTGAAATTTGGTACTCCGATCGCTTGGCCGTGGTATTCCGTAATCGGTGCGGCGTCAACAATTGCCGGAGCATGGGGATCGACCCTGTTGCAACGTCGGCCTCGCCATTAG
- the murQ gene encoding N-acetylmuramic acid 6-phosphate etherase — protein sequence MTSHSLNLDHMTTERRNSASESLDRMTAEEIVALMNAEDAQVATAVSAESAAIARAIDVIADRLAGGGRLIYIGAGTSGRLGVLDASECPPTFNSPPGQVVGVIAGGKVALTSAVEGAEDQPEDAIRDLQAIALSATDVLVGIATSGRTPYVLGGLSYARDVGAYAIGLACNSDSELSRSVQLMIAPVVGPEVITGSSRLKAGTATKMVLNMLSTGAMVRLGKTFGNLMVDLQAKNQKLLERSRRIVSQLTGLSIEEADRHLQRCGGDVKTAIVAHQRQLTPATARNLLSDVQGHLRNALESPQSED from the coding sequence ATGACAAGTCACTCGCTGAATCTCGACCACATGACTACCGAGCGCCGCAATTCGGCATCGGAATCGCTCGACCGCATGACGGCTGAAGAAATTGTTGCGCTCATGAACGCCGAAGACGCACAAGTGGCCACTGCCGTCTCTGCGGAATCAGCAGCAATTGCGCGAGCGATTGATGTCATCGCGGATCGGCTAGCAGGCGGAGGCCGTCTGATTTACATAGGCGCCGGCACCTCAGGCCGACTGGGAGTTTTAGATGCGAGCGAATGTCCTCCCACATTCAATTCCCCCCCGGGGCAAGTTGTCGGTGTGATTGCCGGTGGGAAGGTTGCACTGACGTCTGCTGTTGAAGGTGCCGAAGATCAGCCGGAAGACGCGATCCGCGACTTACAAGCGATTGCACTTTCGGCAACGGACGTGCTGGTCGGCATTGCCACCAGCGGCCGAACCCCATACGTGCTTGGTGGACTCAGTTACGCACGGGACGTCGGTGCCTACGCGATCGGCTTGGCATGTAATTCCGATTCGGAATTATCGCGCAGTGTGCAGTTGATGATCGCGCCGGTTGTTGGACCGGAAGTCATCACCGGGTCATCACGGCTCAAAGCGGGGACGGCAACCAAGATGGTGCTCAACATGTTGTCGACCGGTGCGATGGTGCGATTGGGAAAGACATTTGGCAACCTAATGGTCGATCTACAGGCCAAAAACCAAAAACTCTTAGAGCGTTCGCGACGAATCGTGTCGCAGCTGACGGGCCTGTCGATCGAGGAAGCCGATAGACACCTTCAACGCTGCGGAGGCGACGTCAAGACAGCCATTGTCGCTCATCAGCGGCAATTAACTCCCGCGACCGCTCGGAACTTGCTCAGCGACGTACAAGGACACCTCCGCAACGCCTTGGAGTCTCCACAGTCTGAGGATTAG
- a CDS encoding N-acetylglucosamine kinase, with translation MSGLVIGIDGGGSKTLAWLADATYSYGAVPLGVGEAGPSNPQSVGWETALENMGRAVDTAFLAAGYSPCKIAAACVAMAGSDRENARHRLNEWSAGRELAERFLPVHDAAALLAAGTPDGYGVAIISGTGSLAFGRSESGKTARSGGWGYLFGDEGSGYAVAIAGLRAVASAADGRTAATLLTDRFLHELAIASPNEMVQAVYARQDDHTWLSSLSQIVVSAANEGDAVA, from the coding sequence GTGTCTGGGTTAGTGATCGGCATCGATGGGGGTGGGTCAAAGACGCTGGCCTGGCTTGCGGATGCGACTTATTCCTACGGAGCGGTTCCGCTGGGAGTCGGTGAAGCGGGACCCTCCAATCCGCAGTCGGTTGGCTGGGAGACTGCTTTGGAAAACATGGGGCGAGCGGTCGATACGGCTTTTCTCGCCGCTGGTTATTCGCCCTGCAAAATCGCAGCGGCTTGCGTAGCCATGGCCGGAAGTGATCGCGAAAACGCGCGTCATCGCCTCAATGAATGGTCGGCAGGTCGGGAGCTTGCTGAACGGTTTTTGCCTGTCCACGACGCGGCCGCACTGCTTGCGGCAGGCACGCCCGACGGTTATGGGGTTGCCATCATATCGGGTACGGGAAGTTTGGCGTTTGGTCGTTCAGAGTCGGGAAAGACAGCCCGCAGCGGCGGATGGGGGTATCTATTCGGCGATGAGGGCAGCGGCTATGCAGTGGCAATTGCCGGATTGCGGGCGGTGGCATCCGCCGCCGATGGTCGCACCGCCGCAACATTGCTCACGGATCGATTTCTCCATGAGTTGGCCATTGCTTCACCAAATGAAATGGTGCAAGCAGTTTACGCGCGGCAGGACGACCATACCTGGCTGTCATCGTTGTCGCAGATTGTGGTGAGCGCGGCCAATGAGGGTGATGCTGTCGCGTAG
- a CDS encoding purple acid phosphatase family protein — MKELLLGTATAAISAVLLLFQGGPADLVVYPYLQNPAPTGMTITWLSRSDAPGRLVVKAADGSQVFDEMSKPVLAEDLAYLSTEMDSFPEGKPPALPYIHRVRVSDLQPGKAYDYTVSQGSTDFSRQFRSSPTDAASVRFVVYADSETEPESTGKKTNWPEPFGEKKRVYLVDQTDGYRRNLEFIESRKPDFIAIAGDLVETGGEQRDWDEFWRHNAGEWNDIASTIPIFPAVGNHENYAGAGGGYGTEAAGLAVKKFQTYFETPQNGTGESAFDDRFYRIDHGPITFLTIDGSDGRPDKSASDTNFLLRSDNGNGEPFDFNPGSIQYEWIERQLADAKQKSKFTFVQFHHVPYSVGPHGFPAGRGEGLDTQSGQPLRILSPLFEKYGVAAVFCGHDEMYEHSVVNGIHYYDIGIGGDGLRGPSSGPDGATGRKSANANQAFLAHINAKEVWDGKKLVEGGKHYGHLEVNVSEENGSWQTTISPVYIFPIMNNEGEVIDWERRIYDDEVVIRR, encoded by the coding sequence ATGAAGGAACTATTGCTAGGGACTGCAACGGCTGCCATTTCAGCTGTCTTGCTGTTGTTTCAGGGCGGACCTGCGGATTTGGTTGTCTATCCGTATCTGCAAAATCCAGCGCCGACCGGGATGACGATCACTTGGCTGTCCCGTAGTGACGCGCCGGGACGGCTCGTTGTCAAAGCAGCGGACGGTTCTCAGGTGTTTGACGAAATGTCCAAGCCGGTCTTAGCCGAGGACCTCGCCTATCTTTCGACGGAAATGGACTCATTTCCCGAAGGCAAACCGCCAGCGTTGCCCTATATTCACCGCGTCCGCGTGAGCGATCTGCAGCCTGGAAAGGCGTATGATTATACGGTGAGTCAGGGAAGCACCGATTTCTCACGGCAGTTTCGTTCATCGCCCACAGATGCTGCATCCGTCCGCTTTGTGGTCTATGCGGATTCCGAAACAGAACCAGAGTCAACCGGCAAAAAAACGAATTGGCCCGAGCCTTTTGGCGAGAAGAAACGGGTGTATCTGGTTGATCAAACAGACGGTTATCGCCGCAATTTAGAATTCATCGAGTCGAGGAAACCAGACTTCATCGCGATAGCGGGCGACTTGGTTGAAACGGGAGGAGAGCAACGCGATTGGGACGAATTCTGGCGTCACAACGCGGGTGAATGGAACGATATTGCTAGTACCATTCCCATTTTCCCCGCAGTGGGAAATCACGAGAACTATGCCGGTGCGGGCGGAGGTTATGGCACCGAAGCGGCCGGCCTTGCCGTGAAGAAATTTCAAACCTACTTCGAGACGCCGCAAAACGGCACCGGTGAATCGGCATTTGATGATCGCTTTTATCGCATCGATCATGGGCCGATCACATTTCTGACAATCGATGGCAGCGACGGCCGTCCAGACAAATCGGCCAGCGACACGAACTTTTTGCTCCGCAGCGACAACGGCAACGGCGAGCCATTTGATTTCAACCCCGGGTCGATTCAATACGAGTGGATTGAGCGACAGTTGGCCGATGCCAAGCAGAAAAGCAAATTCACATTTGTCCAATTCCATCACGTCCCTTATTCCGTGGGGCCTCATGGCTTTCCCGCAGGACGAGGCGAAGGATTAGACACCCAATCGGGTCAACCGCTCCGCATCCTCTCGCCGCTCTTCGAGAAATATGGAGTGGCGGCTGTCTTTTGTGGACACGACGAGATGTATGAGCATTCCGTCGTCAACGGCATTCACTACTACGACATCGGCATCGGCGGCGATGGTTTACGCGGACCATCGAGCGGGCCCGATGGCGCGACCGGTCGCAAAAGTGCGAATGCCAATCAGGCCTTCTTAGCCCATATCAACGCAAAGGAAGTCTGGGACGGGAAGAAGCTGGTCGAGGGAGGCAAGCATTACGGACATCTGGAAGTCAACGTTTCAGAAGAAAACGGAAGCTGGCAAACAACGATCAGTCCTGTCTATATTTTTCCGATCATGAATAATGAGGGAGAGGTCATCGACTGGGAGCGGCGGATCTACGATGACGAGGTGGTGATCCGTCGATAA
- a CDS encoding SMP-30/gluconolactonase/LRE family protein yields the protein MKRIFTFLMVLSVGGLVLTSAVSAAEENYDIDPDSLPQKGVPQGEIKGPFPWKSEIFPGTEREYWIYVPAQYDKDKPACVMVVQDGLGRAKGWKMPTVFDNLIHKGEMPVTIGIFITPGVVPAPHEGAQARFNRSFEYDSLGDRYANFLLEEILPEVAKSYNLSEDPNDRAISGASSGAICAFNVAWERPDQFRRVFSTIGTFVGLRGANEFPVLVRKVEPKPIRVFLQDGSNDLDLYGGSWWVANQDMLASLTWAGYDVNHAWGQGGHNGKQGAAILPDAMRWLWRDYPEPIRVGTGGGKRRTDILIPGEDWQLVSKGHKFTEGPAVNDKGEVFFTDVPNSQIYKIGLDGMVSLFAEETGNANGLMFGKDGKLYACVSGKKQIVAYSPDSKSEVIAENVSCNDLVIGDNGIYVTDPENKRVLHIGWDKKVSVVDDKGLEFPNGVVLSPDQSLLYVADTRRQYVNSYQVKPDGTLRYKQPFHHLHIAPTQTDTGADGMTVDDQGRLYVATRMGVQVCDQPGRVHLILSKPQGSWLSNVVFGGKDLNTLYVTCGGSIYKRKMNAKGLSVGNLLKPPKPRL from the coding sequence ATGAAACGAATTTTCACTTTTTTAATGGTGTTGTCTGTTGGTGGACTGGTTTTGACCAGTGCAGTGTCGGCGGCTGAAGAGAACTACGACATCGATCCGGACTCACTGCCGCAAAAGGGCGTGCCCCAGGGGGAAATCAAAGGGCCATTTCCGTGGAAGAGCGAGATCTTTCCCGGCACCGAGCGTGAATATTGGATCTACGTGCCGGCGCAGTATGACAAGGACAAACCGGCCTGCGTGATGGTTGTACAAGATGGGCTAGGCCGGGCCAAGGGTTGGAAAATGCCGACCGTTTTCGACAACTTGATTCACAAAGGTGAAATGCCGGTCACGATCGGGATTTTCATTACCCCAGGCGTGGTGCCGGCGCCGCACGAAGGCGCACAGGCTCGCTTCAATCGCAGCTTTGAATATGACTCACTCGGTGATCGCTACGCGAATTTTCTGCTCGAAGAAATCCTGCCCGAAGTCGCCAAGAGTTATAATCTCAGTGAGGACCCCAACGACCGGGCGATCTCCGGAGCCAGTTCGGGGGCCATTTGCGCATTCAACGTCGCCTGGGAACGGCCCGATCAATTTCGCCGGGTGTTCAGCACCATCGGGACTTTCGTGGGACTGCGCGGCGCCAACGAGTTTCCCGTACTGGTCCGTAAAGTCGAACCGAAGCCGATCCGCGTCTTTTTGCAGGACGGCAGCAACGACCTGGACCTGTACGGCGGGAGTTGGTGGGTCGCGAATCAGGACATGCTGGCATCACTGACGTGGGCAGGCTACGACGTGAATCATGCATGGGGGCAGGGAGGACACAACGGCAAACAAGGGGCGGCAATTCTGCCTGATGCCATGCGTTGGTTGTGGCGCGACTATCCGGAACCGATTCGCGTCGGCACAGGCGGCGGCAAACGCCGCACCGACATCCTCATTCCCGGAGAAGATTGGCAGCTTGTCAGCAAAGGGCATAAATTCACCGAAGGACCCGCCGTCAACGACAAGGGCGAAGTCTTTTTTACCGATGTCCCGAACAGTCAGATCTACAAAATCGGGCTGGACGGCATGGTATCGTTGTTCGCCGAAGAGACGGGAAACGCCAATGGCCTGATGTTTGGCAAAGATGGCAAACTATACGCCTGCGTCAGCGGAAAGAAACAGATTGTCGCCTACTCGCCCGATAGCAAATCCGAAGTGATTGCCGAAAATGTCAGCTGCAATGACTTGGTTATCGGTGATAACGGGATTTATGTCACAGACCCGGAGAACAAACGCGTCTTGCACATCGGCTGGGACAAAAAAGTCAGCGTGGTCGATGACAAGGGACTCGAATTCCCCAACGGAGTTGTGTTGTCGCCCGATCAGTCGCTGCTGTACGTCGCCGACACCCGCCGCCAATACGTCAACTCCTACCAAGTAAAACCCGACGGAACGTTACGCTACAAGCAACCTTTCCATCACCTACACATCGCTCCGACTCAAACCGATACCGGCGCGGACGGCATGACCGTCGATGACCAAGGCCGACTGTACGTGGCCACGCGGATGGGAGTGCAAGTCTGCGACCAACCGGGACGCGTGCATCTGATTCTCTCTAAACCACAGGGCAGCTGGCTATCGAATGTTGTATTCGGTGGCAAGGATCTCAACACGCTGTACGTGACCTGTGGTGGCAGCATTTACAAACGAAAAATGAACGCGAAAGGACTTTCGGTTGGTAACTTACTCAAACCTCCCAAGCCCAGACTGTAA
- a CDS encoding DUF1593 domain-containing protein, translated as MLHRTMAGVSQLMTYACALLCSAAIAAGADQPVPSGGALDGDRPRVIISTDVGGSDPDDFQSMVHLLVYADVLDIEGLISSPPQKGRVKDIHEAIEAYSTDYPTLKQHSQGFPTPESLRDVTKQGAVDPAPRSGWSKPTEGSQWIIQRAKVDDPRPLWVLVWGSITDVAQAVHDDPSIKSKIRLYSIGSWNTKQDRAAREYLFNNHPDLWWIESDTTFRGMYVGGRQNDNWGNRSFIANHVHKHGALGDLLFRKKSDIKMGDTPSLLYLLRSEADDPTTAHWGGSYIKTDHGQHYWTDRPDRSLSEANYAGAKTVNRWRIDFLTGWQQRMTWTMKP; from the coding sequence ATGTTACACCGAACAATGGCCGGCGTCAGCCAACTGATGACATATGCGTGTGCGCTGCTTTGCAGCGCCGCGATTGCAGCAGGCGCCGATCAGCCTGTCCCGTCGGGCGGAGCGTTGGACGGCGACAGGCCCCGCGTGATCATCTCCACCGATGTGGGCGGTTCAGACCCCGACGATTTTCAGTCGATGGTCCATCTCCTCGTCTACGCCGATGTGCTGGATATTGAAGGGCTAATTTCATCTCCACCACAGAAGGGCCGCGTAAAAGATATCCACGAAGCAATCGAAGCTTACTCAACGGACTATCCGACCCTCAAGCAACACTCGCAGGGCTTTCCAACACCCGAATCATTGCGAGATGTCACCAAACAAGGTGCGGTCGATCCGGCCCCGCGCAGTGGTTGGAGCAAACCGACCGAGGGATCTCAGTGGATCATTCAGCGGGCAAAGGTCGACGATCCACGTCCGTTGTGGGTGCTGGTGTGGGGCAGCATCACGGATGTTGCGCAGGCTGTCCACGATGACCCGTCGATCAAAAGCAAAATCCGCCTGTACTCGATCGGCTCGTGGAACACCAAGCAGGACCGCGCCGCACGCGAGTACCTATTTAATAATCATCCCGATTTATGGTGGATCGAAAGCGACACCACGTTTCGCGGGATGTACGTGGGAGGCCGGCAAAACGACAATTGGGGCAACCGCAGTTTTATTGCCAACCACGTCCACAAACATGGCGCGTTGGGCGATTTGCTCTTCCGAAAAAAAAGCGACATCAAGATGGGCGATACGCCATCGCTACTGTACTTGCTGCGGAGCGAGGCGGATGACCCCACAACGGCTCACTGGGGCGGTTCCTATATCAAGACCGATCACGGCCAGCATTATTGGACTGATCGACCGGATCGCAGTTTGTCCGAAGCTAACTATGCCGGAGCCAAGACCGTCAACCGTTGGCGAATCGACTTCCTGACCGGCTGGCAGCAGAGAATGACATGGACGATGAAACCATGA
- a CDS encoding tetratricopeptide repeat protein, whose protein sequence is MKTKTKLSLKKKVLFSLTTCVLFFLTLELFLNVCGVQPTYYDNDPFVGYSSNSPLFVASNNHDSAEMVTAANKLVFFNEQHFPQDKPARTYRIFCLGGSTTYGRPYDHHTSFSRWLGEYLQAADPTRDWEVINVGGISYASYRVAALMEELNRYSPDLYIVYTGHNEFLELRTYGQQMDSQQSLAGLSNWIGQTCTFELAERLFADRDEQASGNFGQKQILPEEVDAILDKTVGPETYTRDKPLWQRTLKHFEFNLQRMEHLADKASAEILFVTAASNIRDFSPFKSEHRADLSVDEQAQWESLVHSANVSSQAEQNEEALGSLDKALAIDDRHAELHYQRGRLLDRLGKIDAACAAYQRAVDEDVCPLRAPSQFQDVVRQVADETDHRVIDFERLIHQWAKNGIPGDDLFLDHVHLTIDAHHRLAAELFQHLEDSGTVSPNASWSDLSRQRIAQQIEGEIDTAQQGKALRNLAQVLSWAGKHLEAKQLALQAIQLAGEDAHTNFVAGHMLYQSGELEQAASFLQKAIELEPNHVLARLDLAEIYLQQDEWEQAKSVIEEAIQLDPERQQSYVILEKVLENEPSENSDSAGL, encoded by the coding sequence ATGAAGACCAAAACGAAACTCTCGTTGAAAAAGAAAGTGTTGTTTTCTTTGACAACGTGCGTTTTGTTTTTCCTCACATTGGAACTTTTCCTGAACGTATGCGGGGTGCAACCGACTTACTACGACAACGATCCCTTTGTCGGGTACTCCTCAAACTCGCCGCTGTTCGTCGCATCGAATAATCACGACAGCGCAGAGATGGTGACGGCCGCCAATAAGCTCGTCTTTTTCAACGAACAACATTTTCCCCAAGACAAACCGGCGAGAACCTATCGCATCTTCTGCTTAGGCGGATCGACGACTTACGGTCGGCCTTACGATCATCACACATCCTTTTCCAGGTGGCTTGGGGAGTATTTGCAGGCGGCCGATCCTACTCGCGACTGGGAAGTGATCAACGTTGGCGGGATTAGCTACGCCAGTTACCGTGTTGCTGCGTTGATGGAGGAATTGAACCGCTATTCCCCGGATCTATACATCGTTTACACGGGGCATAATGAATTTTTGGAACTTCGGACCTACGGCCAGCAGATGGATTCGCAACAATCACTGGCGGGTCTGAGCAACTGGATTGGCCAAACCTGCACCTTTGAATTGGCTGAGCGGTTGTTTGCAGATCGCGACGAACAAGCGTCGGGAAATTTTGGGCAGAAGCAAATCCTTCCCGAAGAAGTCGATGCCATTCTGGATAAGACCGTGGGCCCGGAGACGTATACCCGGGACAAACCATTGTGGCAGCGGACCTTAAAACATTTCGAGTTCAATCTTCAGCGGATGGAGCACCTGGCGGACAAGGCAAGTGCGGAGATTCTGTTCGTCACGGCGGCCAGCAACATCCGTGACTTTTCGCCATTCAAGAGCGAACATCGCGCCGACTTAAGCGTTGACGAACAAGCGCAATGGGAATCACTCGTCCATTCAGCCAATGTGTCGAGCCAAGCTGAACAGAATGAAGAGGCCCTGGGCTCTTTGGACAAAGCGTTGGCCATCGACGACCGGCACGCCGAGTTGCATTATCAACGTGGGCGATTGCTGGACCGACTTGGAAAAATCGACGCAGCATGCGCAGCGTACCAGCGGGCTGTCGATGAAGATGTCTGCCCATTGCGAGCCCCATCACAATTTCAAGACGTGGTTCGTCAGGTGGCAGATGAAACGGACCATCGAGTCATCGATTTCGAACGCTTAATTCATCAATGGGCGAAAAATGGAATTCCCGGCGATGATCTGTTTCTGGATCACGTGCACCTGACGATTGATGCGCACCACAGACTTGCCGCTGAACTGTTTCAACACTTAGAAGATTCCGGCACAGTCTCGCCCAATGCATCCTGGTCCGACTTGTCGAGGCAAAGGATCGCACAGCAAATCGAGGGAGAAATCGATACTGCTCAACAGGGCAAAGCGCTGAGGAACTTGGCACAGGTCCTTTCCTGGGCTGGCAAGCACCTGGAAGCGAAACAACTCGCGCTGCAAGCGATCCAGCTCGCCGGAGAAGACGCCCATACCAACTTTGTGGCCGGCCACATGCTCTACCAATCGGGCGAGTTGGAACAGGCTGCGAGCTTTTTACAAAAAGCCATCGAGCTCGAGCCAAACCACGTCCTCGCCCGCTTGGATCTCGCCGAGATTTACCTGCAGCAAGACGAATGGGAGCAAGCAAAATCGGTGATCGAGGAAGCGATTCAACTCGATCCCGAGCGACAGCAATCCTACGTAATCTTGGAAAAAGTGCTAGAGAATGAGCCATCCGAAAACAGTGACTCGGCGGGTCTGTGA